From Rhodovibrio salinarum DSM 9154:
CCTACGTCGGCTTTGGGGGACCACGTTTCGTGCTCTCCCTGACCCCGATCGACCCGGCGCCGAACCAGGCGTTCATGGTTCTGAACGTGGGCGAGCGTGCGCAGGTCGATCCGACCGTCAAACAGCTACGCAGCCTGTTCCGGCAGGAGTTCCCCGGCCTGTTCGCCCGGGTCGCCGGCATGTTCCTGGGGCCTAGCGACAGCAGCAAGATCGATATCCAGGCGACTGGCCCGGATGCGGAGGTCATCACCCGTACGGCCGATCGGATCGCGGAGATCCTGAGACAGGTGCCGGGGAGTAACGGTGTCCGCCACGACTGGCAGAACCGCATCGCCAAGATCCGGGTCGCTGTCGACCAGGCACGCGCGCGGCGCGCCGGGGTGACCAGTGCCGACATCGCCGAGGCGCTGGAGACCTACTTCTCCGGCCGGCAGGTGACGGAGTTCCGGGAAGGCGACGACATCTTCCCCGTGGTCGCGCGGGCCGAGGCTGGGGAACGCACCGACCTGGACCGGTTGAAGACGCTCAGTGTCTACGGCGACGACGGGCGTGGTGTGCCGCTGATGCAGGTGGCGGACTTCGAACTACAGAACGCCTACGCCCGCATTCACCGCGAGGATATGACCCGCACGGTCACGGTCGAGGCCCGCAACGACCGCATGACGGCGGAGGACATGGTGCCGCTGATCCGTCCAGACCTGGAGCGCCTGCGCGCCGACCTGCCGCCCGGTCACGGCATCGAACTGGACGGCGTGGTCAAGGAATCCGCGGAGGGGCAGGCGGCGCTCGCGGCCAACGCGCCGCTGTGCCTGGGCGTGATCGTCCTGCTGCTGGTGGCGCAGTTCAACGGTTTCCGCCGCCCGGCCATGATCCTGGCGACGATGCCGCTGGTGCTGATCGGCGTGGCCATCGGGCTCTACGTAATGGGCGCCAACTTCGGCTTCATGCCGATCCTGGGCCTCTATGCCCTGGCCGGGATCGTGGTCAACAACGCCATCGTTCTGATCGACCGGATCGATATCGAGCGCGCGCAGGGCTACGCGCCGGCGGAAGCGGTCGTGAAGGCGAGCGTGCGGCGGCTGCGTCCAATCCTGATGACCACCGCGACCACGATCGTCGGGTTGCTGCCGCTGATCGTCTTCCAGGATGCCCTGTTCTTCGGCATGGCCAGCGTCATGGCCTTCGGCCTTGGCGTCGCCACTGTGTTGACGTTGGGCATCATCCCGGTGCTCTACAGCCTGTTTTGCCGGACCGGCCCGGCGCAGCGGGAGTCATAGTGCGTCGTCCTCCTCGCGCTTATCCTTGCCGGCCGGACACTGACCGAGCCGATATCCAGGCAATCAGGACCGCCGCGACGACGAGCACGATCACGTTGTAGAGCATCGCGCCGGCGAACGCCTCCGCGTAACGGGAGGCGTCCATAGCTGCCGTACCGGTCTGTCGGCCCAGGATGTCGACAAAGAAGATTCCGACGATCGCGACGCCGAAGGCGCCGCCGACTTGCTGCATCGTGGAGATGAACCCGGCCGCCATGCCCGCATGGCGTTCCTCGACGAAGCCGATCACGAGATTGAGCAGGGGCGTCATGGACAGGCCCTGGCCGAAACCGAACAGGACGAGGGCCGGCAGCAGGACATCAACGTCGGTGCGATTGACCAGGGTCGTGGCGGCGGCGATGAGCCATACGATACCGGCGGCATAGATCAGGGCGCCGCCGGCAATAACGAGGTGGCCCCAACGCGCGACCAGCCTCGGCGCCAGCAAGGAGGCGGCGACGAAGCCAACGCTGGCCGGCGCGAACAGCGTTCCGGCCTCGAACGGCGTCAGCCCGAAGCCGGATTGCACGAGTAGCGCGAAGCACATGAACAGCGACGTGGCGGTCGAATAGATCAGCAGCACCACGACCGCCCCGATGGAGAAACCCGCGTTCCGGAACAGGCCGAGGTCGATGGCCGGGTGGCCGCCCTGCGTCCCGGCGTGACGTTCCCAGCGGATGAATGCGGCCAGCAACAGCGCCGAAGCTGCAAAGCTGCCCCAGATCCATGCCGGCCACCCGGCGTTCGACCCTTCCAGCAGCGGCAGCAGGAGCAGCACGAGCCCGGCGGTCGCCAGGCCGAATCCTGGCCAATCGACGGCGATTGCATCGGGGGCCTGGGATTCCGGGATGGTGCGCGCCAGAACAGCGGCGATAGCACCGATCGGCAGGTTGATCAGGAATACGGCGCGCCAGCCAAGGCCGAGCAGGTCGCTTTCGACGATCAGCCCGCCCAACACCTGCCCGGCAATGGCGGCCAGTCCGAGCGTCATCCCGAGCAAGCCGAACGCGCGACGACGCTCCGCATCGTCGTACAGGACCCGCAGGAGCGCGTAGACCTGGGGAAACAGGAGGGCTGCGGTCGCTCCCTGCAGAAAGCGCGCCCCGATCAGGGCGTTGGCATCCGGCGCCACGCCGCACAAGAAGGAAGTGAGCGCAAATCCCAGCATGCCAAGCACGAACAGCCGGCGGCGTCCGTGAATGTCCCCAAGACGACCGCCTGCGATCAGCAGGACGCCGAAGGCCAGTTCGTAGCCGGCGATGACGAAGCCGATGTCGGCAAAATCGGCTTCAAGATCGCGTTGGATCGTAGGGATCGCGACATTGACCACGAACAGGTCGAAGACAGTGATGAATCCGCCGAACAGGAGGATGGCAAGTGCCAGGGCGGACGGCACGTGGCGATCGCGGGGTGCCGAGCTCTGGGCGTTTGGGTCGGCGGAGGCGCAGTTGTCTGACATGGACGGCTCCCTTTGTTGAAGCCGTCGTGTAGGCGTTCTATTTATCCTGTTACTATGGGAGAAATTATACTGTTACCATGAGTGATAGGATCGACCGCCTTCAGCGGTCACGAACCGAATTGTCCGACTTCCTGCGGCGGCGGCGTGAAAGCGTATCGCCGCTGGATGTGGGCCTGCCGCCT
This genomic window contains:
- a CDS encoding MFS transporter, giving the protein MPSALALAILLFGGFITVFDLFVVNVAIPTIQRDLEADFADIGFVIAGYELAFGVLLIAGGRLGDIHGRRRLFVLGMLGFALTSFLCGVAPDANALIGARFLQGATAALLFPQVYALLRVLYDDAERRRAFGLLGMTLGLAAIAGQVLGGLIVESDLLGLGWRAVFLINLPIGAIAAVLARTIPESQAPDAIAVDWPGFGLATAGLVLLLLPLLEGSNAGWPAWIWGSFAASALLLAAFIRWERHAGTQGGHPAIDLGLFRNAGFSIGAVVVLLIYSTATSLFMCFALLVQSGFGLTPFEAGTLFAPASVGFVAASLLAPRLVARWGHLVIAGGALIYAAGIVWLIAAATTLVNRTDVDVLLPALVLFGFGQGLSMTPLLNLVIGFVEERHAGMAAGFISTMQQVGGAFGVAIVGIFFVDILGRQTGTAAMDASRYAEAFAGAMLYNVIVLVVAAVLIAWISARSVSGRQG